Proteins encoded together in one Terriglobia bacterium window:
- a CDS encoding IS1595 family transposase, with translation MQPTNLVSVVEQYATDDRCRETLTHLRWPKGVECPRCHNKGISRAYDRNVFDCNSCRHQFSVTAGTMFHDSHLPLTKWFLVTYLMCESRKGISANQIKRMLGISYKTAWYLCHRIRAAMAAVPPQPLLHGTVEVGETYVGGRERGMGSKRNKEIVIGIRQRGGELRFFHAEDAKSGTLAKYIRENISTDAVDVVMTDELPAYPKAMIAAGVHGDKHKTIRHRDRVYVRGDIHTNTVESAFSLLKRGIMGTWHRVSAKHLEAYLNEMCFRFNNRKNPFLFRDTLKRMLNSENLEFKELIAA, from the coding sequence ATGCAGCCGACCAATCTTGTATCCGTAGTGGAGCAATACGCAACTGACGACCGCTGCCGTGAGACGTTGACTCATCTGCGCTGGCCCAAGGGCGTTGAATGTCCACGCTGCCACAACAAGGGCATCTCTCGCGCTTATGACCGCAATGTGTTCGACTGCAATTCATGCCGCCACCAGTTCTCCGTGACGGCTGGCACGATGTTCCACGACTCGCACCTTCCGCTCACGAAATGGTTTCTGGTTACGTATCTGATGTGCGAATCGCGCAAGGGAATTAGCGCGAATCAGATCAAGAGAATGCTTGGTATTTCGTACAAGACTGCATGGTATCTCTGCCACAGAATCCGCGCAGCGATGGCTGCTGTGCCGCCCCAACCGCTGCTGCATGGCACCGTAGAAGTGGGTGAGACTTACGTTGGTGGCCGTGAGCGCGGCATGGGCAGCAAACGGAACAAGGAAATCGTAATCGGAATCCGTCAGCGCGGCGGAGAGTTGCGTTTCTTCCATGCCGAGGATGCCAAGAGCGGCACCCTGGCGAAGTACATCAGAGAGAACATCAGCACTGACGCGGTTGACGTGGTTATGACCGATGAGCTTCCCGCATATCCCAAGGCGATGATTGCCGCTGGAGTTCACGGCGATAAGCACAAGACGATCCGCCACAGAGACAGGGTGTACGTTCGCGGCGACATTCACACGAACACCGTGGAATCCGCGTTCTCGCTTCTCAAGCGCGGCATCATGGGAACGTGGCATCGTGTTAGCGCGAAGCATCTTGAAGCCTACCTAAACGAGATGTGCTTCCGGTTCAACAATCGCAAGAACCCGTTCCTGTTTCGTGACACTCTCAAGCGGATGCTCAATTCCGAGAACCTCGAATTCAAGGAACTCATTGCGGCTTAG
- a CDS encoding IS1595 family transposase yields the protein MKPKKYNQAIPPERKYTKIDFDREFPDDDACFEFVFEQRWPKGMARCDSDECKRKMRKHHRVTGRTAVACDYCGKHIYPLADTIFEKSTTPLRLWFHAMFLISSTRCGISAKQVQREVGVTYKTAWRMFKQIRQLMSEPGTRLEGSSVESDETFMGGSRKYGRGRPMRGDKKKTPVQGIVQRGGKIVALAVPDTRGNTLLANIRKYVLPASVIFTDELTAYEGIRSITERGYKHRRIKHSAGVYVRGNVHTNTIEGFWSLVKRGIGGVYHQVSQKYLQSYLDEYAFRYNRRENDQPMFTSLLRQISSEDATQAFGVTLPSAAASEMPTS from the coding sequence ATGAAACCGAAGAAATACAACCAAGCAATCCCGCCGGAACGGAAATACACGAAGATTGATTTCGACCGCGAATTCCCGGATGACGATGCGTGCTTTGAATTTGTGTTTGAGCAGCGTTGGCCTAAGGGAATGGCGCGGTGCGATAGCGATGAGTGCAAGCGGAAGATGCGGAAACATCACCGCGTTACTGGCCGCACTGCTGTGGCTTGCGATTACTGCGGCAAGCACATCTACCCGCTGGCCGATACGATCTTCGAGAAAAGCACTACTCCGCTTCGGCTCTGGTTCCACGCCATGTTCCTGATTAGCTCCACTCGCTGCGGCATTTCCGCGAAACAGGTACAGCGCGAAGTCGGCGTGACCTACAAAACGGCATGGCGGATGTTCAAACAGATTCGCCAGCTAATGAGTGAGCCTGGAACCAGATTGGAGGGCTCCTCAGTGGAATCCGACGAAACCTTCATGGGCGGTAGTCGCAAGTATGGGCGTGGTCGCCCGATGCGCGGAGATAAGAAGAAAACGCCAGTACAAGGAATTGTCCAGCGCGGCGGGAAGATTGTTGCTCTCGCGGTGCCCGATACTCGCGGCAATACGCTACTGGCGAACATCCGTAAGTATGTGCTGCCAGCGTCCGTGATTTTCACTGACGAATTGACAGCATACGAAGGCATCCGCAGCATCACGGAGCGCGGGTACAAGCATCGGAGAATCAAACACTCCGCTGGCGTGTATGTTCGCGGCAACGTGCACACGAATACGATTGAAGGATTCTGGAGCCTCGTAAAGAGAGGGATTGGAGGCGTGTATCATCAAGTGAGCCAAAAGTATTTGCAGAGCTACTTGGACGAATACGCTTTCAGGTACAACAGGCGGGAAAACGATCAGCCGATGTTTACTTCTCTTTTGAGGCAGATTTCATCGGAAGACGCGACACAGGCTTTTGGGGTGACGCTGCCTTCCGCAGCAGCGAGTGAAATGCCGACCTCGTAA
- a CDS encoding sigma-54 dependent transcriptional regulator yields the protein MTAKANILIVEDEAKMRRLLELSLGEDGFGTMSAADAEAGLKLLKSAPVDLVVTDVKLPGMDGMEFLQAVKRFSAALPVVVMTAFGTVETAVEAMKAGASNYLLKPFSLDEMRMVVRKELDVRRLRDENVSLREALHKRFEHPNIVARSARMQEVLATVERVAPTNSTVLLGGESGVGKDLIARAIHEKSRRASGPFVKINSTAIPENLLESELFGYEKGAFTGAVASKPGKFELADKGTLFLDEIGDVPAATQVKLLRVLQEREFERLGGTRTLKVDVRLVAATNRDLRAALEQGTFREDLYYRLNVVPLDIPPLREHKEDIPELVNLFLARGSAESGKEFTGVSPDALKLLMSHHWPGNIRELQNIMERASALAKGPVLEASDIQFDVQRGRPANSGAAVLPEGMTLEQWEDEMIREALRRANGNKSQAARMLGLSRNALRYRLSKIGIEDEEKES from the coding sequence ATGACCGCCAAAGCGAACATTTTGATCGTCGAGGACGAAGCGAAGATGCGGCGTCTGCTGGAGCTGAGCCTCGGGGAGGATGGGTTCGGGACGATGTCCGCTGCCGACGCCGAAGCTGGCTTGAAGCTGCTGAAGAGTGCGCCCGTGGACCTGGTGGTCACGGACGTCAAGCTGCCCGGCATGGACGGGATGGAATTCCTGCAGGCGGTCAAGCGCTTCAGTGCCGCCCTGCCAGTGGTGGTCATGACCGCGTTCGGCACGGTGGAAACGGCCGTGGAGGCGATGAAAGCCGGAGCCAGCAACTACCTGCTCAAGCCGTTCTCGCTCGACGAGATGCGCATGGTGGTGCGCAAAGAGCTGGACGTCCGCCGTCTGCGGGACGAGAACGTTTCGCTGCGGGAGGCGTTACACAAACGCTTCGAGCACCCCAACATCGTGGCGCGCAGCGCCAGGATGCAGGAGGTGCTGGCCACGGTCGAGCGTGTCGCGCCCACGAACTCCACCGTCCTGCTGGGAGGCGAGAGCGGTGTGGGCAAAGACCTGATCGCGCGCGCCATCCACGAGAAGTCGCGGCGCGCGTCGGGGCCGTTCGTCAAGATCAACAGCACCGCGATTCCGGAAAACCTGCTGGAGAGCGAGCTGTTCGGCTACGAAAAAGGAGCGTTCACCGGCGCGGTGGCCAGCAAGCCAGGCAAGTTCGAACTGGCGGACAAGGGGACGCTTTTCCTCGACGAGATCGGCGACGTGCCAGCCGCGACACAGGTGAAACTTTTGCGCGTGCTTCAGGAACGCGAGTTCGAGCGCCTGGGCGGAACGCGCACGCTGAAGGTGGACGTCAGGCTGGTGGCGGCGACCAATCGCGACCTGCGCGCGGCGCTCGAGCAAGGCACCTTCCGCGAAGATCTCTACTACCGCCTGAATGTCGTGCCCCTCGACATCCCGCCGCTGCGGGAGCACAAAGAAGATATCCCAGAGTTGGTGAACCTGTTCCTGGCGCGCGGGTCGGCGGAATCGGGGAAGGAGTTCACCGGCGTCAGCCCGGATGCGCTGAAGCTTCTTATGAGTCACCATTGGCCGGGGAATATCCGAGAGCTTCAGAACATCATGGAGCGCGCGTCGGCCCTGGCGAAGGGACCGGTGCTGGAAGCGTCCGATATCCAATTCGATGTCCAGCGCGGGAGGCCGGCGAATTCCGGAGCGGCAGTCCTGCCCGAGGGCATGACGCTCGAGCAGTGGGAAGACGAGATGATCCGCGAGGCACTGCGGCGGGCCAATGGCAACAAGAGCCAGGCAGCGCGGATGCTGGGTCTATCGCGCAACGCGCTGCGCTATCGCCTCTCGAAGATCGGGATCGAAGACGAGGAAAAAGAAAGTTAG
- a CDS encoding PEGA domain-containing protein, with the protein MRRIACGVALLFTFVASVCAQDKPRVFITDSQSWEMSGHAGGSGGAFGAETHGGARPQTAEIIKTFGERCPQVTINNIQAKVDYIVLLDHEGGKGLLRHKNKVAVFAKQSGDSVMSKSTVSLGGSVQEACGAIQKHWNENGAAMRAAAAAEVAPQPKPTPSVAPELAKSASPKLFLASTPEGADIEIDGNFMGSTPSAIELASGDHLISIKKSGYKTWERKLKLTGGEIKVNAELEKSADTPKAP; encoded by the coding sequence ATGCGGAGAATCGCGTGCGGCGTCGCTTTGCTGTTCACATTCGTTGCATCAGTTTGTGCCCAGGACAAGCCTCGCGTGTTCATAACCGACAGCCAATCTTGGGAAATGTCCGGGCACGCCGGTGGATCTGGAGGTGCCTTCGGTGCTGAGACGCATGGCGGAGCCAGGCCACAAACAGCCGAGATCATCAAGACGTTTGGAGAGCGCTGCCCACAGGTCACGATTAACAACATCCAAGCGAAGGTGGATTACATCGTCCTCCTCGATCACGAAGGTGGCAAAGGGCTGCTGAGGCACAAGAACAAGGTCGCTGTCTTTGCAAAGCAAAGTGGCGACTCGGTCATGAGCAAATCGACAGTGTCCCTTGGCGGATCTGTCCAGGAAGCGTGCGGAGCAATTCAAAAGCACTGGAATGAAAACGGTGCCGCAATGCGGGCCGCTGCGGCTGCGGAGGTCGCGCCGCAGCCGAAACCAACTCCTTCCGTCGCGCCGGAACTCGCCAAGTCCGCTTCCCCAAAATTGTTTCTAGCATCGACGCCGGAAGGCGCCGATATCGAGATCGACGGAAACTTCATGGGTAGCACGCCTTCCGCGATTGAACTCGCTTCCGGTGACCACCTGATCTCCATCAAGAAATCTGGCTACAAAACGTGGGAACGGAAGTTGAAGCTAACGGGCGGCGAAATCAAGGTCAACGCCGAACTAGAAAAGAGCGCAGATACTCCCAAAGCCCCGTAG
- a CDS encoding PEP-CTERM sorting domain-containing protein, whose product MRRLLTASLVVLLLCAMASANVITLTFEGLKDSEHILNFYNGGTGDLGSGPGPNFGISFGPDALSLISGANGGNGNFSGSPTMPTIAFFLTGPGDVMNVAAGFTTGFSFFYSAVNNAGTVEVWSGPDGTGSLLASLFLPVTPSGGAPECTYGAFCPWFPVGVTFAGTAQSVIFTGTANQIGFDNITLGSETPTPGVPEPASMVLLGTGLLGIARKIRRKA is encoded by the coding sequence ATGCGTCGACTGTTAACAGCGTCCCTTGTTGTTCTGCTTCTGTGCGCGATGGCATCGGCCAATGTCATCACGCTGACCTTCGAAGGGCTGAAGGATAGCGAGCACATCCTCAACTTTTACAACGGTGGCACGGGTGATTTGGGTAGTGGGCCGGGCCCGAACTTCGGGATCTCCTTTGGTCCCGACGCGTTGTCGCTCATCTCCGGCGCGAACGGGGGCAATGGGAACTTCTCCGGCTCTCCGACGATGCCCACCATCGCGTTCTTCCTCACCGGCCCGGGCGACGTCATGAACGTGGCAGCCGGTTTTACCACCGGTTTCTCGTTCTTCTACTCGGCGGTCAACAATGCGGGCACCGTGGAGGTGTGGTCGGGCCCGGATGGCACCGGCTCTCTGCTGGCCTCGCTGTTCCTGCCGGTGACCCCCTCGGGCGGCGCCCCGGAATGCACCTACGGCGCGTTCTGCCCCTGGTTCCCGGTGGGTGTGACCTTTGCCGGCACAGCGCAGTCCGTGATATTCACTGGCACGGCCAACCAGATCGGCTTCGACAACATCACCTTGGGCTCCGAGACTCCGACTCCTGGCGTTCCGGAACCGGCTTCGATGGTTCTGCTGGGCACCGGCCTGCTGGGGATCGCGCGCAAGATCCGCCGCAAAGCTTAA